A genomic region of Dickeya solani IPO 2222 contains the following coding sequences:
- a CDS encoding TetR/AcrR family transcriptional regulator, whose protein sequence is MSKENPYPVSNRGPADHDVRDQIVSAATEHFRLYGYEKTTVSDLAKSIGFSKAYIYKFFSSKQVIGEMICANCLREIEAEVRAAVEEADQPPEKLRQMFKAAVEASLRLFFHDRKLYEIAASSASERWQSAIAYEERIQTLLHDILLEGRQSGDFERKTPLDETAAAIYLVMRPYLNPLILQHSFDYADKAPAQLSSLILRSLSP, encoded by the coding sequence ATGAGTAAAGAAAACCCTTATCCCGTGTCGAACCGGGGCCCGGCTGATCATGATGTACGGGATCAGATAGTGAGCGCCGCGACTGAGCACTTCAGACTTTATGGCTATGAAAAAACTACGGTTTCTGACCTCGCCAAATCCATCGGTTTTTCCAAGGCCTACATCTACAAGTTCTTCTCATCCAAGCAGGTGATTGGCGAGATGATTTGTGCCAACTGCCTGCGAGAGATCGAAGCAGAAGTTCGCGCCGCCGTTGAGGAGGCCGATCAGCCGCCGGAAAAATTGCGACAAATGTTTAAGGCCGCCGTCGAAGCCAGCCTTCGTTTGTTCTTCCATGACAGAAAGCTGTATGAAATTGCCGCCTCCTCCGCCAGCGAGCGCTGGCAGTCGGCGATCGCCTATGAAGAACGCATCCAGACACTGCTGCATGATATTTTGCTGGAAGGCCGACAGAGCGGGGATTTTGAACGAAAAACGCCGCTTGATGAAACGGCAGCTGCGATTTATCTCGTCATGCGCCCTTATCTCAACCCACTGATATTGCAGCACAGTTTCGATTACGCCGATAAGGCGCCGGCACAGCTGTCCAGCCTGATACTGCGTAGCTTATCGCCATAG